GCTTAGCTTTCCTTCCGCAAAAAACTGCAAGAATGCGTTTGCATTTGAAAACTCAAGCTTTGAAAACTTTCCCTTTTTTGCCGACTGAGAAAAAGTCATTTTTACAAAAACCGCATCGCCCGGAAAAGCCTTGTCATTGTATTCCGCGGAAATGCAATAATCATCTCCTGTGAAAAAAGCTTCCCTTGCAAAAACAAAAGCCGACATAAAAATCAACGCTGAAACCAAAATCTTTTTTTTCATTTTTTACTCCCAAAATATTTTTAATTTTTTTACTGAACTGATTTTTCTATTCCTAAAAGCATAAGCTGAAGCGTTTCTGCTCCGTTAAAAACATTCCGCTCTATGTTGAAAATTATATCAACCTTGTCTCCCACATCAAAATCCCTGTGAAGCCGTCCGCCTTCATTCCAAAAGATGCAGGGCCATTTGTTTTTTCCGCAGTCAACAGTGATTTTTAGATGCTGCTTTTCTGCCTTTCCCATTACAAGTCCGGAAACAATCGGAAGATTTTTTGCTAAGAAAACAAGCTTTGGATTTTCGTTTCCAGTCGGCTCGAATCTGTCTATGATTTTTTTCAAGTCCGGTGTCATGTAGGACGGCGGAAGTTCTGCGTCAATTTGAATCTCGTCAGTTTTGTCAGAAAGATTTATTGTGCTTGAAAGCTCCTTTGTGCGCCTTTTGAATTCCTCGAACTTTTCTTTTTCAAAGCTGAATCCGGCCGCAAAGTTGTGCCCGCCGTAGCTTACAAACAAATCTTTCAGCTGGTCAAGAAAAGCAGTTACGTCATATCCGCGGCAGCTTCTCATTGAGCCTACAACAAGATTTCCCACGTAAGTCATCGCCATTGCAGGAACACCAAGCGAAGAAACCAAGCGTCCGGCAAGAATTCCAGAAACGCCTTTGTTTATTTTTTCATCGATTACAAAGCTTAATTTTCCGCTGAAGTCATTCACAGAATTTTTTGCCTGCAGGCCTGCAATTAATTCCGCTTCTTGAGTAAGGGATTTTCTTTTTGTGTTAAGCTCAATTATTTTTTTTGCAAGCTGTTCACGGTACGAATCGTCTTTTGCTGTAAAAAGCTCAATTGCGATTCTAGCCTGACCGAGCCTGCCAGCCGCATTCAAATTTGGAATCAGCGTCCAGCAAATGTCAGTTGAAGTAATGCGCTTTCCCAAAAGCCCTATATTTGACATAAGTTCCTTTAGACCAGGACGGATTTTATTTTCATTTATTGAATTAATTCCGCTACGCACAAAAAGCCTGTTTTCATTTTTCATCGGCATTATATCTGCTAGAGCCGCCAAAGCCACAAGCTGCAAGTCATGCTTTTCTTTTTCTGAATCAGATGGAAAATTTTTCTTTAAGTCCTGCTGAACATAAGTTACAAAGATATTGTAGAATCCGCCGATTTCCGTGGGAGCATGGTCGCCGTACTTTGCGATTTTTGACATTTCCTTTATTCTGGAAAGCGGAAGATTTTTTAGGGAAGGGTAAAGTTTTGCGGCTTCTGTTCTTATGTCCGCAATATTGAACTGCGCGCTGTTTCCGAACGTTAGGTTTAGCAAGTGTTCAACATTGGCTTTGTCCCAGCAAAGAATTATCTGGTCGGACAAGTACTGCGGAATCTTCGTGTCGTAAATTGATTTTTCGCCCGGAAAAATATGCTCAACAAGCCTTGAAACAGGAACTAGATTTCTAAGCTTTATGCATTCAATAGCAATCTGCCCGTTTTCTTCTTCGCGCGCATTGAGCAAAGCCGCGTCTGCCTTGTACCATTTGCTCTTGCTGAATCTTAACGCTGAAACAACTTTGTACACGACCGCGCATCCAGAAATTTCTTCAAACGGATAGCCTGAATCTGAAAGCTTCGCATTTAAAATAATCGCAGGAGAAGGAATGTTTTCCTTTGGATTGTGATGGTCAAGAACGATTACATCTATTCCAAGATTCGCCGCGTGCTCGATTTCCGCATTGTTTGAAATTCCGCAGTCAACTGTAATAATAAGTGAGCCGTTCTGATTTACAAAATCATCTACAGCCTGAATCGAAAGCCCGTATGCGTCATCTCCTTCTGGAACTCTGTACTGAACGTCAATTCCCAATGAGCAAAGCTCGTCGTAAAGAACAGTTGTCGCCGTTACTCCGTCAACATCCTTGTCGCCGAAAATCAAAACATTTTCATGCTCTTCCTTCGGACTGTCTTTTTCTGGAACTGCGGCAAGAATTCTATCAACTGCATCTTCCATTGAATTGAACAGAAAAGGATTATGCTGAAACCTTAAGTCATCTTCCATGAAATAAAGAATGTCTTTTCCGCTGGTGATTCCGCGCCGTGCAAAAATGCTTGCTGTAAGTCTGTCCAGTGAAAACTTGCTTTTTAGCTTTTCAACTTCTTCCTTTGAAATTGTTTTTTTTACCCACTTTGATGATGACACTATTTTATTTCCTTTAAAATCAATTTCTTTTCTTCTGGCTTTTCCGCGCTGAAAGTCAAGACCACCTCAAGCTGCTGTTTTCCGCTTTCAAGAGCATCCGGGCTTTTTCCATAGACTTCAAGAAGCTTTTCGCCTTTCTTTACAAAGTCGCCCTGCCGCCTGCAGAAAATTATTCCAGAGTCCGCGTCCACTTTGTCTGACGACTTGTTTCTGCCCACGCCAAGGTTTATGCACGCGATTCCTGTCTTGTACGCATCAACTGTTAAAAATCCGTCTTGACTTGCAAAGATTTCTGACTTGAACTTTGAGCGGCGTTTTCCCTGTTCGCTTAGAAGCTTGTCTGGATTTCCGCCCTGAGCCTTTACGTTTTCAAGGAACTTTTTTAGCGCCTCTCCGCTTTTTACAGCTTCCTTGCATTTGGCTATTCCGTCCTCTGTGTCTTTTGCCTTTCCGCCGAAGACAGCCATTCTTGCGCCAAGCTCATAGGTAAGCTCCATTACATCGGCAGGACCTTTTCCTTGCAGGCACTCAAGAGTTTCCTCTATTTCAAGATAATTTCCTACTTTGAATCCAAGAGGAGAGTCCATTCTGGTTAGAAGCGCGCAGGACTTTTTTCCCATTGTCTGGGCTGTCTTTACAAGAAACGACGCAAGCTGCTCAGCATCCGCCTCGCTTTTCATAAATGCGCCTTTTCCGCACTTTACATCAAACACAAGGGCATCGCTTCCTTCCGCGACTTTTTTTGAAAGAATGCTTGCCGTAATCAGAGGAACACTTTCAACAGTTCCTGTAACGTCCCGCAAGGCGTACATTTTCTTGTCTGCCGGAACAATCTTTTCTGTCTGTCCCATCATGGCAAAGCCTGTCTTTTCGATAATCGAAGCGAACTGCTCCTCGTTAAGATTCACATTGTAGCCTTCTATTGATTCAAGCTTGTCCAAAGTTCCGCCTGTGTGCCCAAGCCCTCTGCCGCTCATCATGGGAATTTTTACGCCAAGAGACGCCACGATAGGCGCAAGCGGAAGGCTGATTTTATCTCCCACGCCGCCTGTGGAATGCTTGTCCAAAAAAGGTCCTTTTAGCCCCTTGGGTTTTTCAAGGTTGATTGTGTCGCCGGATTTAAGCATGCAGCCTGTTAAAATTCCTGTTTCCTCGAACGTCATTCCGCTGAAATAAACGGCCATAAGAAAAGCCGACATCTGGTAGTCAGGAATTGAACCGTCAACATAGCCGTTCACAAGAAATTCTATTTCATCACGCGAAAGCTCCTGTCCTTTTTGATTTCCAGTTCCACGCTTTTTAATGATTATGTCCGCCACACGCATTTTGACCTCCGCTGTTAAGTGTTGTTTTTAATGTCGTTGATATATCTGAACCTTTTTGTCATTCCCGCACTTGATGAGGGAATCTTCTGCAGGCATAGATTGCCGTGTCAAGCACAGCAATGACAAAATATTCGAACTAAGAACACATATATTATTATATCCCAAAAAGAAAAAAAAGTCATTTGCCATGTCTTGTTCAAGTGAAGTGCGTTGTGAAGTGGGCGATAATGCGGGAGAAATTTCCGGCTAAAGTATTCCGATTCCGCTTTTTAAGGTTTCAAGCTGGATTCCGCAGGCTTTTTCAATCATGCTGTACAGAAGCCGCTTCATGTTGTAAACGGATTCCGAGGGAACAAGCAGTTTTCTTACTTGTCCGGGCGGAAGCTCGTTTATGGCGGCAAGGTAGGTGAGCGAGTCAAGGTCGATTCTGAAGTTTCCTTGCATTCTGTTTTCCGGGGCGAAAGAAATGCAGTCCGCGCAGACAAATCCGTTTTGCCTTTCCATATAGCTTGCGTTCTGCTCATGGCTTAAAAGTGAAGAGCCACAGCCGCAGCAGGTTCTAGGTTCAGGCTGAAGCCCCAAAAGCCCAAGGTATCTCCAGAGAAAGCGCAGGATTCCAAGGCGGACTTCGTTTTCGTCCACGCTGTCTATTCCGTCAAGAAAGGCGCACAGAAGCACAAAGGCTTTTTCTGTTTCTCCGGCGCATTTTGTCTTTAGCACAAGCTCGCAGGCAAACGATGCCGCCCAGGATTTTAGAAGGCTTGTCCTGAACGAAAGATGGCAGTTTTGCGCGTCAAAGTCGGTTATTTTTATTGAATTGCGGGATTCATCGCTGTATATATAGAGGATTCCTGAATAAAACGGCTGAACAAGGGACTTCAGGCGGCTTTTTGGGCCTCCGTAGAGCATTGCGTTGAAAATTCCGTTTTCCGCAGAAATTACTTTTACAAGCCTGTTGTTTTCTCCGGACTCTTTTAATGAAAGGATTACAGATTTCATTCTCTTGTTCCGCTCTGCCATGCGCCTATAATATCAGCGTGGAAAACGCTTTGCAATATACTATAAACTTTTTTTCTGAAATGCCGATAAACAGAGTATGAACAGTTTTTCAAATTCTGTAGATTTGCTTCACCGCGCTCTTGATGTTGAAAGCCTCCGCTATCAGGTTACTGCAAACAATATTGCAAACAGCGAAGTTGCGAATTTCAAGAGACAGTCCGTAAGCTTTGAAAGCGAGCTGAAAAAAGCCTTCATTAGCCGCGACAACGAGCACAGTTCTTTCCGCATGGCGACAAATGACGCGCGCCATATTCAGAGCGAAGTTCCGCGCGATTGGCGTGATGTTGAGCCTAGACGTGTTTCCGACTACACAACTGCTTCAAAAGCCAACGGAAACAATGTTGATGCAGAGCAGGAAGCAATGAATGTTGTTCAGATTCAGATGCAGTACCGACTTTTGACCCAGCTTATGAATTTTGAGTTTTCACAGGTCAAGACTGCAATGAAGTCAATATAGTTTATTTTTACTATTGAGTTTTGGAGAAAAGTATGGGATTATTTACAAGCATAAACATAGCGGCAACAGGCATGAGCGTGGAGCGTCTGCGCACTGATGTCATTTCAAACAATATTGCAAATGCCACAACAACGCGTACTCAGGAAGGCGGAGCTTACCGCAAGCAGAGCGTGATTATTGAGCCTATTGCTTCTTCAAATCCTCAGTGGAGATTTCCTTTTGTGGATTCAGAGCTGGACAACGGACCTGGAAAAGGCGTTCGTGTTCGTGAAATCGTAAAAGACAGCGAGCAGGGCAGAATGGTTTACGACCCAAGCCACCCGGATGCGATTCAGTCTGGACCGAACAAAGGCTACGTTGAATATCCTAACGTGAATATTGTAAATGAAATGGTGAACATGATAAGCGCAAACCGTGCTTACGAAGCCAACAGTTCTGTTATTCAGGGCAGCAAGGAAATGTTTGCCTCTGCTTTGGAAATCGGCAGTCGCTAGTTGCAGTTAATCAGTAAACGGGAGGAACTATGAATCTTTCTTTTGGCTCAATGGAGCTTAACAGGTCAAATATGTCTCATCTTGGGACTTCAGCCATTGGAAATGTCAGCAAGGCTTTAAAGGGAAACGAAAACGCTTCTGTTGACGGTGCTGAAAAGAAAGAGTCTTTTAGAACTTACCTTCTTGAAGCTGTAAACGAAATGAACAGCCAGCAGCTCAATGTTTCTGCTCTTCAGGAAAAAGTCATAACAGATCCGGACAGCGTGGACATCCATGATGTTACAACTGCCATGGCAAAAGCCCAGATGTCGCTGGATCTTGCGCAGAATGTAATCGACCGTCTTGTAAAAGGCTGGAATGAGCTTTCGCAGAACAGATAGCGCGCTAGTTTGGTGAAAAGTTTTATTGTCAAATTCGGGAATTTGTGTTATACTGTCCTATCTTTTTATGCGAGTGGGACAGCGTAAAATAGAAATAAAATGAGTTCGTTCATGGGAGGGGAATATGAACGAATGGTTCAAGAAAAATTTAGAAACCATTAAAGAAAAATGGGCGAAGTGGACAACTCTCCAAAAAGCTATTGTGGCTGCAATCGTTGTGGTTGCTATAGCGGTGATTGTTCTTATGGCTTCTATGTCGTCTCGCCCTTCCACAGTGCGCCTTTTTAACGGTCCGGTAAATGATGAAAAAGAACGGGAACTTATTCTTTCCCGCCTTGATCAGGACAATGTAAAGGCCTATGTTTCATCGGACAATTATATTTCTGTTGAAAACAGCGATATAGCAAAAAAATACAGAAGCCGCCTCATTGCTGAAGGATATGCACCTTCGAGCCTTGATGCCTACAGCCTTTTTGATGTTACGCGTTGGTCAAGAACAGACTTTGATGATAAGGTGAACTGGCAGCGCGCGACAGAAACAGCATTAAAGCAGCAGCTTGAGTCTTTGGACGGAATCCAGCGCGCGGAAGTAAATCTTGTGCTTCCTGATGAAGCTTTGTTTACAGAAAATCAGAATCCTACATCCGCAAGCATTGTTTTGTATGCAAAAGGAAACAGCGATGTTCTTACAGACAAGCGCAAAATCCGCGGAATCCAAAATCTCATAAAAGCCTGCGTAGAAGGTTTGCGCGACGAAAATATCGTAATCAACGACGGCGCTTCAAATATTCAAATAAATGACTTTGAAGGCATGGCTGAAAGCGACCGTATTTCAAATATAGAAAAACAGAGAAAGCTTATTCTTAAGCAGGAAACTACATATACAGGCCTTGTTCTTGCCGCATTGAAGGGAACTTTTTCTGACAACCGTGTAAGAGTTGCGAACATCAAGATTGACATGAATATGTCTGAGCGCACAACTACTTCAAGAGAATACGGCGGAATCACAATCCGTCCAGACAATCCGAATACTCCTTATGACGACTCTGAAATTGTAAACAGCCTCACTTTGTCGGAAGAAACTGTAAACAAGTCGTTTACTGGAACCGGCTACAATCCTGAAGGTCCGGCTGGAGTTGAAGGCCAGAATCCTCCAGTTTACAGCGATATGTCAAATGTCGTGGGAAAATCCACAGAAGAAGGTGTAAAACGCAACTATGCGCTGAATGAAAAAAATGTTTCTGAAATTACAAGCCCTAAGATTGACCGCATTACAGTTTCTGTAAACATCGACGGCCAGTGGCGCAAAGTTTATGATGAAAACAATCGTCCTATTCTTGAAAACGGACATTTAAAGCGCGAGTACATTCCTATTACTCCAGAGCAGCTTGCAAATACAACAAAACTTGTTCAGGATGCTGTCGGCTATAACAGAGCCAGAGGAGACAGCGTTACAGTTACAAATATTCCGTTTGACAGAACAGAAGAGCAGGAAAAAGAAGATCTGGCTTATATTGCGCAGCTTAACAGAAACCGCACAATTATGTTCAGCCTGATTGGAATTGCTATAATTCTTATTGCGTTCATTGCATTCCGTATTATCAGCAGAGAGATTGAACGCCGCCGCCGTCTTGCAGAGGAAGCTAGAATTCGTCAGCAGGAAGAAGAAAGACAGAGAGCGCTTCTTGAAGCCCAGCAACAGGGAATGGAAGTTACAATGTCTGTTGAAGAGCGCAAGCGGGCAGAGCTTCAGGAAAATGCGATTGCAATGGCAAAAGAGCATCCGGAAGACGTTGCAATGCTTATCCGCACTTGGCTTATGGAGGAATAGTTTATGGCAGAAGAACTTGTTGACGGCAAAAAAAGCAAGAAAAAAGGCGGAATCAAGGATTATAAGAATCTTACCGGCCGCCAAAAAGCCGCTATTTTCCTCGTTGCAATCGGAAGCGATGTAGCCTCTGATGTAATGAAGCACTTGCGCGAAGATGAAGTTGAAACTCTTACGTTTGAAATTGCGCGCCTTGATACAATTGACGCAGACTTTAAAGATCAGGTTCTTGAAGAATTTCAAGAACTTATGCAGGCGCAGAATTTTATTACAACTGGCGGTATTGACTTTGCCCGCGAGCTTCTTGAAAAATCCTTGGGAAGCCAAAAGGCAATTGATATTATCAACAGACTCACAAGCTCTTTGCAGGTCCGTCCGTTTGATTTTATCCGCCGAACAGATCCAGCTCATCTTTTGAACTTTGTTCAGCAGGAATATCCGCAGACAATTTCTCTTATTCTTGCGTACCTTGAGCCTCAGAAAGCCGCAACAATTCTTCAGAATCTTCCTGCGGAAATTCAGCCGGAAGTTTCAAAGCGTCTTGCAACAATGGACCGCACAAGCCCGGAAGTTCTGCGTGAAGTTGAGCGTGTTCTTGAAAAGAAACTTTCAACTCTTTCCAGCGAAGATTACACAGCTGCCGGTGGTGTTGACTCGATTGTTGAAATTCTTAACCTTGTTGACCGTTCTTCTGAAAAGGCGATTATTGAAACTCTTGAAGAAGACGACCCAGAGCTTGCGGAAGAAATCAAGAAGAGAATGTTCGTTTTCGAAGATATTGTTATGCTTGATGACCGCGCGATTCAGAAAGTTCTGCGTGAAGTTGATACTCAGGAGCTTGCAAAGGCTTTGAAATCAGTTGATACAGAAGTTCAGGATAAGATTTTCCGCAATATGTCAAAGAGAGCCGCTTCAATGTTAAAAGAAGACATGGAATATATGGGACCTGTCCGCTTGAAAGATGTTGAAGAAAGCCAGCAGAAGATTGTTAGCGTAATCCGCCGTCTTGAAGATTCTGGTGAAATTGTTATTGCTCGTTCTAGCGATGATGAAATGGTAGTCTGATTTGACTGGAGGCATTTAGCATGGCACAAACTGTATTCAGACCGGCAGAAGTTAACAATACTAAGGGCGAAGTTGTCCTTCAGTTTACAAAAAATTTTGCGCCTCCTGTAGAAGAAAAAGTTGAGGAAGTTCCAGAATATACAGGACCTACAGCTGATGACTTGCGCAAGGAAGCGGAGGCTTTTAAGCTTCAGTGGGAAGATGAAAAGGCCAAGATGCTTGCAAAGGCTCAGGCAGACGCAGATCAGATTGTAAAAAATGCGGAAGATGCGGCGTTTGCTCAGGTAAAGCATCAAAGCGATCAGGCGGCAATAATAAAATCCCAGGCGCAAAAAGAGGCTCAGGATATTGTTGAAAAGGCAAAAGCTGAAGCGCAGGATATTATTTCCAACGCAAAAATAGAAGAAAAATCTATCTTTGAAAAGTCAAAGAGCGAAGGATTTAAAGCCGGCCATGAAGAAGGTTATAAGGCTGGAAATGAAGAAGCCCAGCGTCTTGTTGAGCGCATTCACAAAATGATTGAAGCTGTACAGGCAAAAAGGCAGGAAATTCTTGATAACACAGAGCAGCAGATTGTGAATCTTGTGATTTTGATAGCGCGCAAAGTTGTAAAAATTATGAGCGAAAATCAAAAGAGCGTTATAATGTCGAATGTTCTTCAGGCTTTGAAAAAAGTAAAAGGCTCTGGAGATGTAACATTGCGCGTAAATCTTGCTGATGTGAAGCTTACAACCGAGCATATAAAAGACTTTATCCGTCAGGTTGAAAATATCAAAAATATTTCTGTTGTTGAAGACAGTTCCGTTGAAAAAGGCGGCTGCATTGTTGAAACGGACTTCGGCGCAATTGACGCGCGCATTTCAAGCCAGCTGAATGAACTTGAAACTCAGATTTTGAATATTTCGCCAATAAAAACTGTGGGCAAGTCAGAAGTTATAAATCCCGACAGTTGATTTATTTGTTTG
The window above is part of the uncultured Treponema sp. genome. Proteins encoded here:
- the fliG gene encoding flagellar motor switch protein FliG, which gives rise to MAEELVDGKKSKKKGGIKDYKNLTGRQKAAIFLVAIGSDVASDVMKHLREDEVETLTFEIARLDTIDADFKDQVLEEFQELMQAQNFITTGGIDFARELLEKSLGSQKAIDIINRLTSSLQVRPFDFIRRTDPAHLLNFVQQEYPQTISLILAYLEPQKAATILQNLPAEIQPEVSKRLATMDRTSPEVLREVERVLEKKLSTLSSEDYTAAGGVDSIVEILNLVDRSSEKAIIETLEEDDPELAEEIKKRMFVFEDIVMLDDRAIQKVLREVDTQELAKALKSVDTEVQDKIFRNMSKRAASMLKEDMEYMGPVRLKDVEESQQKIVSVIRRLEDSGEIVIARSSDDEMVV
- the fliE gene encoding flagellar hook-basal body complex protein FliE codes for the protein MNLSFGSMELNRSNMSHLGTSAIGNVSKALKGNENASVDGAEKKESFRTYLLEAVNEMNSQQLNVSALQEKVITDPDSVDIHDVTTAMAKAQMSLDLAQNVIDRLVKGWNELSQNR
- the fliF gene encoding flagellar basal-body MS-ring/collar protein FliF, coding for MNEWFKKNLETIKEKWAKWTTLQKAIVAAIVVVAIAVIVLMASMSSRPSTVRLFNGPVNDEKERELILSRLDQDNVKAYVSSDNYISVENSDIAKKYRSRLIAEGYAPSSLDAYSLFDVTRWSRTDFDDKVNWQRATETALKQQLESLDGIQRAEVNLVLPDEALFTENQNPTSASIVLYAKGNSDVLTDKRKIRGIQNLIKACVEGLRDENIVINDGASNIQINDFEGMAESDRISNIEKQRKLILKQETTYTGLVLAALKGTFSDNRVRVANIKIDMNMSERTTTSREYGGITIRPDNPNTPYDDSEIVNSLTLSEETVNKSFTGTGYNPEGPAGVEGQNPPVYSDMSNVVGKSTEEGVKRNYALNEKNVSEITSPKIDRITVSVNIDGQWRKVYDENNRPILENGHLKREYIPITPEQLANTTKLVQDAVGYNRARGDSVTVTNIPFDRTEEQEKEDLAYIAQLNRNRTIMFSLIGIAIILIAFIAFRIISREIERRRRLAEEARIRQQEEERQRALLEAQQQGMEVTMSVEERKRAELQENAIAMAKEHPEDVAMLIRTWLMEE
- a CDS encoding thymidine phosphorylase, giving the protein MRVADIIIKKRGTGNQKGQELSRDEIEFLVNGYVDGSIPDYQMSAFLMAVYFSGMTFEETGILTGCMLKSGDTINLEKPKGLKGPFLDKHSTGGVGDKISLPLAPIVASLGVKIPMMSGRGLGHTGGTLDKLESIEGYNVNLNEEQFASIIEKTGFAMMGQTEKIVPADKKMYALRDVTGTVESVPLITASILSKKVAEGSDALVFDVKCGKGAFMKSEADAEQLASFLVKTAQTMGKKSCALLTRMDSPLGFKVGNYLEIEETLECLQGKGPADVMELTYELGARMAVFGGKAKDTEDGIAKCKEAVKSGEALKKFLENVKAQGGNPDKLLSEQGKRRSKFKSEIFASQDGFLTVDAYKTGIACINLGVGRNKSSDKVDADSGIIFCRRQGDFVKKGEKLLEVYGKSPDALESGKQQLEVVLTFSAEKPEEKKLILKEIK
- the recO gene encoding DNA repair protein RecO → MKSVILSLKESGENNRLVKVISAENGIFNAMLYGGPKSRLKSLVQPFYSGILYIYSDESRNSIKITDFDAQNCHLSFRTSLLKSWAASFACELVLKTKCAGETEKAFVLLCAFLDGIDSVDENEVRLGILRFLWRYLGLLGLQPEPRTCCGCGSSLLSHEQNASYMERQNGFVCADCISFAPENRMQGNFRIDLDSLTYLAAINELPPGQVRKLLVPSESVYNMKRLLYSMIEKACGIQLETLKSGIGIL
- the flgC gene encoding flagellar basal body rod protein FlgC; amino-acid sequence: MGLFTSINIAATGMSVERLRTDVISNNIANATTTRTQEGGAYRKQSVIIEPIASSNPQWRFPFVDSELDNGPGKGVRVREIVKDSEQGRMVYDPSHPDAIQSGPNKGYVEYPNVNIVNEMVNMISANRAYEANSSVIQGSKEMFASALEIGSR
- the flgB gene encoding flagellar basal body rod protein FlgB, giving the protein MNSFSNSVDLLHRALDVESLRYQVTANNIANSEVANFKRQSVSFESELKKAFISRDNEHSSFRMATNDARHIQSEVPRDWRDVEPRRVSDYTTASKANGNNVDAEQEAMNVVQIQMQYRLLTQLMNFEFSQVKTAMKSI
- the fliH gene encoding flagellar assembly protein FliH, encoding MAQTVFRPAEVNNTKGEVVLQFTKNFAPPVEEKVEEVPEYTGPTADDLRKEAEAFKLQWEDEKAKMLAKAQADADQIVKNAEDAAFAQVKHQSDQAAIIKSQAQKEAQDIVEKAKAEAQDIISNAKIEEKSIFEKSKSEGFKAGHEEGYKAGNEEAQRLVERIHKMIEAVQAKRQEILDNTEQQIVNLVILIARKVVKIMSENQKSVIMSNVLQALKKVKGSGDVTLRVNLADVKLTTEHIKDFIRQVENIKNISVVEDSSVEKGGCIVETDFGAIDARISSQLNELETQILNISPIKTVGKSEVINPDS
- the recJ gene encoding single-stranded-DNA-specific exonuclease RecJ, with the protein product MSSSKWVKKTISKEEVEKLKSKFSLDRLTASIFARRGITSGKDILYFMEDDLRFQHNPFLFNSMEDAVDRILAAVPEKDSPKEEHENVLIFGDKDVDGVTATTVLYDELCSLGIDVQYRVPEGDDAYGLSIQAVDDFVNQNGSLIITVDCGISNNAEIEHAANLGIDVIVLDHHNPKENIPSPAIILNAKLSDSGYPFEEISGCAVVYKVVSALRFSKSKWYKADAALLNAREEENGQIAIECIKLRNLVPVSRLVEHIFPGEKSIYDTKIPQYLSDQIILCWDKANVEHLLNLTFGNSAQFNIADIRTEAAKLYPSLKNLPLSRIKEMSKIAKYGDHAPTEIGGFYNIFVTYVQQDLKKNFPSDSEKEKHDLQLVALAALADIMPMKNENRLFVRSGINSINENKIRPGLKELMSNIGLLGKRITSTDICWTLIPNLNAAGRLGQARIAIELFTAKDDSYREQLAKKIIELNTKRKSLTQEAELIAGLQAKNSVNDFSGKLSFVIDEKINKGVSGILAGRLVSSLGVPAMAMTYVGNLVVGSMRSCRGYDVTAFLDQLKDLFVSYGGHNFAAGFSFEKEKFEEFKRRTKELSSTINLSDKTDEIQIDAELPPSYMTPDLKKIIDRFEPTGNENPKLVFLAKNLPIVSGLVMGKAEKQHLKITVDCGKNKWPCIFWNEGGRLHRDFDVGDKVDIIFNIERNVFNGAETLQLMLLGIEKSVQ